From one Candidatus Chromulinivorax destructor genomic stretch:
- the recJ gene encoding single-stranded-DNA-specific exonuclease RecJ, translating to MQQSMIQGKKYLWKLPQTDHDIVMKIAADYNLSFPLAQTLVARGFIEKEQLQDFILVSKEKSVHDPALMKDAKKAVDRLITAIELQEKILIFGDYDVDGITSSSLVMIAMQPLGAQINFFLPNRARDGYGLSVKIVERAAENGYKIIMTVDNGTTAFAATARAKELGIDVIITDHHRPHGHIPEVFALVNPHQEDCNYPYKYFAGVGVAFKLMSLLYQEKKLELPTKVIELLLLGTVADVVPLTGENRYWVRYGLAHINKHESYAIKVLKDNNKFVKPMIGSLDIGFTITPQINALGRLDDPRQGVKFLIGGDEPETDRIGKVLWQLNQARKDIELDIFQEVKAKIESNAIDLSKENIIIAASANWQTGVIGLVASRLVSAYGKPTLLFHLTKDGVAKGSCRSIPEFSIFDGLVESGHLLESFGGHAQAAGLAIKVEHLPQLKENLEKKIAAELTELDLVQKLRIDAYAKLPDFSNKFIADMAHLEPFGHQNSQPYFYIKDVVLVQRPTLMKDLHIKCVVFADGVIKSLIFFNRPELFEALVMQGDETFDIVAQVMQNYWNGKCTVELQGVDIARLRQIEENL from the coding sequence ATGCAACAATCTATGATTCAAGGCAAAAAATATTTGTGGAAACTCCCACAGACCGATCATGATATTGTCATGAAAATCGCTGCTGACTATAATTTATCATTCCCGCTAGCACAAACATTAGTTGCACGTGGTTTTATCGAAAAAGAGCAGCTGCAAGACTTTATCTTAGTTTCTAAAGAAAAAAGTGTTCATGACCCAGCGCTTATGAAAGATGCAAAAAAAGCTGTTGATCGATTAATTACAGCAATTGAACTACAAGAAAAAATTCTTATTTTTGGCGACTATGACGTTGATGGTATTACTTCATCATCGCTGGTCATGATTGCTATGCAGCCACTTGGTGCTCAGATTAACTTTTTCTTACCAAATCGTGCTCGTGATGGGTATGGGTTATCGGTAAAAATTGTTGAACGTGCTGCAGAAAATGGGTACAAAATTATTATGACGGTGGATAACGGAACAACAGCCTTTGCTGCAACTGCGCGAGCAAAAGAACTTGGTATCGACGTTATTATCACCGATCATCACCGTCCGCATGGACATATTCCAGAAGTATTTGCGTTAGTTAACCCGCATCAAGAAGATTGCAACTATCCGTATAAATATTTTGCAGGCGTTGGTGTTGCATTCAAACTGATGTCGCTGTTGTACCAAGAAAAAAAATTAGAACTACCAACCAAAGTGATTGAACTGTTACTGCTTGGTACCGTTGCTGACGTTGTGCCATTGACCGGCGAAAATCGGTATTGGGTTCGGTATGGACTTGCCCACATCAACAAGCACGAAAGTTATGCAATTAAAGTCTTAAAAGACAACAATAAATTTGTAAAACCGATGATCGGTTCGCTTGATATTGGGTTTACGATTACCCCACAAATTAACGCGCTTGGCCGTCTTGATGATCCAAGACAAGGAGTTAAGTTTTTAATTGGTGGCGATGAGCCAGAAACTGACCGTATTGGTAAAGTTTTATGGCAATTAAACCAAGCTCGCAAAGACATTGAGTTAGATATTTTTCAGGAAGTAAAAGCAAAGATCGAATCGAATGCAATTGATTTGAGCAAAGAAAATATCATCATTGCTGCAAGTGCTAACTGGCAGACTGGGGTTATTGGATTAGTTGCATCACGATTAGTTAGCGCGTACGGTAAGCCAACCTTGCTGTTTCACTTAACCAAAGATGGTGTTGCAAAAGGTTCATGCCGGTCGATTCCTGAATTTTCTATTTTTGATGGGCTGGTTGAAAGTGGGCATCTGTTAGAGTCGTTTGGTGGGCATGCTCAAGCAGCAGGGCTTGCAATTAAAGTTGAGCATTTACCACAATTAAAAGAAAATTTAGAAAAAAAGATAGCCGCAGAATTAACAGAATTAGACTTAGTACAAAAATTACGCATCGATGCTTACGCAAAACTGCCAGATTTTTCTAATAAATTTATTGCAGACATGGCACATCTTGAACCATTTGGTCACCAAAATTCACAGCCATATTTTTATATTAAAGATGTTGTGCTCGTACAACGCCCAACACTCATGAAAGATTTACATATTAAATGTGTGGTCTTTGCTGATGGCGTCATTAAATCGCTCATATTTTTTAACCGACCAGAGCTGTTTGAAGCGTTGGTTATGCAAGGTGATGAGACGTTTGATATCGTTGCGCAAGTCATGCAAAATTATTGGAATGGCAAATGCACGGTAGAGTTACAGGGTGTTGATATTGCGCGGTTACGACAAATTGAGGAAAATTTATAA
- the cmk gene encoding (d)CMP kinase: MIITLDGPCGSGKSTLAQLLAKRLGFFYINSGYLYRSVAYVLVKDFGYDYQQLQAPDVDHIHTILHADHFVYQYADGIARVYFKNIEITHHLKASTVSDHASLISSHLHVRHIIVATQRRLGSMHHLITDGRDGGTEIYPQADFKFYVIADDAIRAQRLQNDAARIGTVLTFEQALQMTQMRDQRDMNRLISPLKKAHDAIVIDTSLQSVHKTLDAMIQIIQKSSRSVEYQNFLRN, encoded by the coding sequence ATGATTATTACGCTTGATGGCCCATGTGGCAGTGGTAAGTCAACCCTTGCCCAATTATTAGCAAAACGACTTGGTTTTTTTTATATCAATAGCGGTTACTTATACCGATCCGTCGCATACGTTTTAGTCAAAGATTTTGGGTATGACTATCAACAGTTACAAGCACCAGATGTTGATCATATTCATACCATCTTGCACGCAGACCACTTTGTATATCAATACGCTGACGGTATTGCACGAGTTTATTTTAAAAATATCGAAATTACTCATCACTTAAAAGCAAGTACTGTATCGGATCATGCTTCATTAATTTCATCGCATCTGCATGTTCGGCACATTATTGTTGCAACACAAAGAAGACTTGGATCGATGCATCATCTGATTACCGATGGACGTGATGGTGGTACAGAAATTTACCCTCAAGCAGATTTTAAGTTTTATGTGATTGCGGATGATGCAATTCGTGCACAGCGCTTACAAAACGATGCAGCACGAATCGGAACAGTTTTAACTTTTGAGCAAGCTTTGCAGATGACGCAGATGCGTGACCAACGAGATATGAATCGTTTAATTTCCCCATTAAAAAAAGCTCATGATGCAATTGTGATCGATACGTCATTACAATCTGTTCATAAGACCTTAGATGCAATGATACAGATCATTCAAAAATCTTCTCGTTCTGTTGAGTATCAAAATTTTTTAAGAAATTAG